A part of Drosophila ananassae strain 14024-0371.13 chromosome 2R, ASM1763931v2, whole genome shotgun sequence genomic DNA contains:
- the LOC6507311 gene encoding activating signal cointegrator 1 complex subunit 2 homolog isoform X18, giving the protein MVAQWKIINENYKNLEGYKRVAWPPASEERIIREFTPQPATQSPAPGSGGYYPQSVAAPPSHAAAAPPQQQYGAPSYGGYQQQSAPQQPAPQWQQQQQQVPQQQYQPQPQAQAPYQQPQWNQPQQQQPSYQSSPYQQQPSQQQPSYYPQQNGGSTFAQPQYNSYSQPQQQQQPSQLPYSQDQPDLQQQPGAFAGQDSYRGASPGIITLRKEAPVTQKPAPVYTSQPAAVSYQGGSKLRGDLKWPPPEYKEAAARENEERRLLALGPVCRPRRVNRDYTGFFAKHQLNNAYPTYKVPPGTQHMFA; this is encoded by the exons ATGGTCGCACAGTGGAAAATCATCAACGAGAACTACAAGAATCTGGAGG GCTACAAGCGAGTGGCCTGGCCACCGGCCTCCGAGGAGCGGATCATCCGCGAGTTCACCCCCCAGCCGGCCACCCAGAGCCCGGCCCCGGGATCCGGAGGCTACTATCCGCAATCGGTCGCTGCTCCGCCCAGCCATGCTGCTGCAGCCCCACCCCAG CAGCAATACGGTGCTCCATCCTACGGTGGCTACCAGCAACAGTCTGCCCCACAGCAGCCTGCTCCAcagtggcagcaacagcagcagcaggtgcCTCAGCAGCAATACCAGCCGCAACCCCAGGCACAGGCTCCCTACCAGCAGCCACAGTGGAACCAgccacaacagcagcagccatcGTACCAGAGCTCACCGTACCAGCAACAGCCATCCCAGCAGCAGCCTTCTTACTATCCCCAGCAAAACGGTGGCTCGACCTTTGCTCAACCACAATACAATTCTTATTCGCagccccagcagcagcagcagccatcTCAGCTGCCCTATTCGCAGGATCAGCCTGATCTGCAGCAGCAGCCTGGTGCCTTCGCTGGCCAGGATAGCTACCGTGGCGCCAGCCCAGGGATCATCACCCTGCGCAAGGAGGCGCCCGTTACGCAGAAGCCTGCGCCAGTTTATACTTCGCAGCCAGCCGCCGTCAGCTATCAGG GAGGCAGCAAATTGCGCGGAGATTTGAAATGGCCACCACCAGAATACAAGGAGGCCGCAGCTCGTGAGAACGAAGAGCGTCGCCTTTTGGCGTTGGGCCCCGTCTGCCGTCCACGACGAGTCAACAGG GACTATACTGGCTTCTTTGCCAAGCACCAGCTGAACAATGCCTATCCCACCTACAAGGTGCCTCCCGGCACCCAGCACATGTTCGCCTAA
- the LOC6507311 gene encoding cell division protein ZipA isoform X19, protein MVAQWKIINENYKNLEGYKRVAWPPASEERIIREFTPQPATQSPAPGSGGYYPQSVAAPPSHAAAAPPQPQQQQQPSQLPYSQDQPDLQQQPGAFAGQDSYRGASPGIITLRKEAPVTQKPAPVYTSQPAAVSYQGGSKLRGDLKWPPPEYKEAAARENEERRLLALGPVCRPRRVNRDYTGFFAKHQLNNAYPTYKVPPGTQHMFA, encoded by the exons ATGGTCGCACAGTGGAAAATCATCAACGAGAACTACAAGAATCTGGAGG GCTACAAGCGAGTGGCCTGGCCACCGGCCTCCGAGGAGCGGATCATCCGCGAGTTCACCCCCCAGCCGGCCACCCAGAGCCCGGCCCCGGGATCCGGAGGCTACTATCCGCAATCGGTCGCTGCTCCGCCCAGCCATGCTGCTGCAGCCCCACCCCAG ccccagcagcagcagcagccatcTCAGCTGCCCTATTCGCAGGATCAGCCTGATCTGCAGCAGCAGCCTGGTGCCTTCGCTGGCCAGGATAGCTACCGTGGCGCCAGCCCAGGGATCATCACCCTGCGCAAGGAGGCGCCCGTTACGCAGAAGCCTGCGCCAGTTTATACTTCGCAGCCAGCCGCCGTCAGCTATCAGG GAGGCAGCAAATTGCGCGGAGATTTGAAATGGCCACCACCAGAATACAAGGAGGCCGCAGCTCGTGAGAACGAAGAGCGTCGCCTTTTGGCGTTGGGCCCCGTCTGCCGTCCACGACGAGTCAACAGG GACTATACTGGCTTCTTTGCCAAGCACCAGCTGAACAATGCCTATCCCACCTACAAGGTGCCTCCCGGCACCCAGCACATGTTCGCCTAA
- the LOC6507311 gene encoding altered inheritance of mitochondria protein 3 isoform X13 yields MVAQWKIINENYKNLEGYKRVAWPPASEERIIREFTPQPATQSPAPGSGGYYPQSVAAPPSHAAAAPPQGPIYNNVQPRTTQPPSAPRQSSYPPQNVYGNPQPTAPTSQYPDSYPYQPQQQQPQQQQPVQYTQGQFNRQRSREPVQAPAPALAPAPVSDYANASANAYPNYQSNYPQQEPLQAGSNVGGGWKHIGAPQPKNHNEFTVPGSGSGVGSLPQQQYQQQPNYQQQQQQYGAPSYGGYQQQSAPQQPAPQWQQQQQQVPQQQYQPQPQAQAPYQQPQWNQPQQQQPSYQSSPYQQQPSQQQPSYYPQQNGGSTFAQPQYNSYSQPQQQQQPSQLPYSQDQPDLQQQPGAFAGQDSYRGASPGIITLRKEAPVTQKPAPVYTSQPAAVSYQGGSKLRGDLKWPPPEYKEAAARENEERRLLALGPVCRPRRVNRDYTGFFAKHQLNNAYPTYKVPPGTQHMFA; encoded by the exons ATGGTCGCACAGTGGAAAATCATCAACGAGAACTACAAGAATCTGGAGG GCTACAAGCGAGTGGCCTGGCCACCGGCCTCCGAGGAGCGGATCATCCGCGAGTTCACCCCCCAGCCGGCCACCCAGAGCCCGGCCCCGGGATCCGGAGGCTACTATCCGCAATCGGTCGCTGCTCCGCCCAGCCATGCTGCTGCAGCCCCACCCCAG GGTCCCATTTATAATAACGTCCAGCCACgcaccacccaaccaccaTCAGCACCACGGCAGTCGAGCTACCCGCCACAGAATGTGTACGGTAACCCACAGCCCACCGCTCCCACCTCTCAGTACCCCGATAGTTATCCATACCAGCCTCAACAACAACagccccagcagcagcaacctgTCCAGTACACACAGGGCCAGTTCAATAGGCAACGCTCGAGGGAGCCTGTCCAGGCTCCGGCTCCAGCTCTAGCGCCAGCTCCTGTGTCCGATTATGCCAATGCTAGTGCTAATGCGTATCCCAACTATCAGTCCAACTATCCGCAGCAGGAACCGCTGCAGGCCGGGAGCAATGTGGGCGGTGGCTGGAAGCATATCGGTGCCCCTCAACCCAAGAACCACAACGAGTTTACGGTCCCTGGATCGGGATCAGGAGTGGGATCCCTGCCACAGCAGCAGTACCAGCAGCAGCCAAActaccaacagcagcag CAGCAATACGGTGCTCCATCCTACGGTGGCTACCAGCAACAGTCTGCCCCACAGCAGCCTGCTCCAcagtggcagcaacagcagcagcaggtgcCTCAGCAGCAATACCAGCCGCAACCCCAGGCACAGGCTCCCTACCAGCAGCCACAGTGGAACCAgccacaacagcagcagccatcGTACCAGAGCTCACCGTACCAGCAACAGCCATCCCAGCAGCAGCCTTCTTACTATCCCCAGCAAAACGGTGGCTCGACCTTTGCTCAACCACAATACAATTCTTATTCGCagccccagcagcagcagcagccatcTCAGCTGCCCTATTCGCAGGATCAGCCTGATCTGCAGCAGCAGCCTGGTGCCTTCGCTGGCCAGGATAGCTACCGTGGCGCCAGCCCAGGGATCATCACCCTGCGCAAGGAGGCGCCCGTTACGCAGAAGCCTGCGCCAGTTTATACTTCGCAGCCAGCCGCCGTCAGCTATCAGG GAGGCAGCAAATTGCGCGGAGATTTGAAATGGCCACCACCAGAATACAAGGAGGCCGCAGCTCGTGAGAACGAAGAGCGTCGCCTTTTGGCGTTGGGCCCCGTCTGCCGTCCACGACGAGTCAACAGG GACTATACTGGCTTCTTTGCCAAGCACCAGCTGAACAATGCCTATCCCACCTACAAGGTGCCTCCCGGCACCCAGCACATGTTCGCCTAA
- the LOC6507311 gene encoding activating signal cointegrator 1 complex subunit 2 homolog isoform X17 — MVAQWKIINENYKNLEGYKRVAWPPASEERIIREFTPQPATQSPAPGSGGYYPQSVAAPPSHAAAAPPQQQQYGAPSYGGYQQQSAPQQPAPQWQQQQQQVPQQQYQPQPQAQAPYQQPQWNQPQQQQPSYQSSPYQQQPSQQQPSYYPQQNGGSTFAQPQYNSYSQPQQQQQPSQLPYSQDQPDLQQQPGAFAGQDSYRGASPGIITLRKEAPVTQKPAPVYTSQPAAVSYQGGSKLRGDLKWPPPEYKEAAARENEERRLLALGPVCRPRRVNRDYTGFFAKHQLNNAYPTYKVPPGTQHMFA, encoded by the exons ATGGTCGCACAGTGGAAAATCATCAACGAGAACTACAAGAATCTGGAGG GCTACAAGCGAGTGGCCTGGCCACCGGCCTCCGAGGAGCGGATCATCCGCGAGTTCACCCCCCAGCCGGCCACCCAGAGCCCGGCCCCGGGATCCGGAGGCTACTATCCGCAATCGGTCGCTGCTCCGCCCAGCCATGCTGCTGCAGCCCCACCCCAG CAGCAGCAATACGGTGCTCCATCCTACGGTGGCTACCAGCAACAGTCTGCCCCACAGCAGCCTGCTCCAcagtggcagcaacagcagcagcaggtgcCTCAGCAGCAATACCAGCCGCAACCCCAGGCACAGGCTCCCTACCAGCAGCCACAGTGGAACCAgccacaacagcagcagccatcGTACCAGAGCTCACCGTACCAGCAACAGCCATCCCAGCAGCAGCCTTCTTACTATCCCCAGCAAAACGGTGGCTCGACCTTTGCTCAACCACAATACAATTCTTATTCGCagccccagcagcagcagcagccatcTCAGCTGCCCTATTCGCAGGATCAGCCTGATCTGCAGCAGCAGCCTGGTGCCTTCGCTGGCCAGGATAGCTACCGTGGCGCCAGCCCAGGGATCATCACCCTGCGCAAGGAGGCGCCCGTTACGCAGAAGCCTGCGCCAGTTTATACTTCGCAGCCAGCCGCCGTCAGCTATCAGG GAGGCAGCAAATTGCGCGGAGATTTGAAATGGCCACCACCAGAATACAAGGAGGCCGCAGCTCGTGAGAACGAAGAGCGTCGCCTTTTGGCGTTGGGCCCCGTCTGCCGTCCACGACGAGTCAACAGG GACTATACTGGCTTCTTTGCCAAGCACCAGCTGAACAATGCCTATCCCACCTACAAGGTGCCTCCCGGCACCCAGCACATGTTCGCCTAA